One Hyphomicrobium sp. CS1GBMeth3 DNA segment encodes these proteins:
- a CDS encoding carbohydrate kinase family protein: MSAAPKSVPRDLSRSEGHDAPLKVLTIGGAMIDTIAIIASSAIERMTLLNADSSFLLLEEGRKTEALEVSTHCGGGAVNAAVAFARLGLDCSALIKLGQDRRAEQVIACLEAEGISGRWVIRDARAPTGSSVLVSSHERNAAVFTFRGANTLLAADDLVDGAFNVDLVHIANLSNQAAHCYPLIIEKANAGGARVSTNPGIRQLHGHGGAFRASFPSLDILSLNRREADEVVGLIETNAGIGDRDRLDFPTDISVPPLAERGLRFESRRMSVRAFCRALMGRGVGCVVLTDGRDGAFAATEGRLFYCSTQETHVAGTAGAGDAFVATFAAYVSEGNAPDTALKAATINASAVLGYVDTQTGLLRRSDLEAHLARKIETPNVIEWPL; the protein is encoded by the coding sequence ATGAGCGCAGCACCGAAGAGCGTGCCTCGCGACCTCTCGCGCTCCGAGGGACACGACGCGCCGCTCAAGGTGCTGACCATCGGCGGTGCCATGATCGATACCATCGCCATCATCGCAAGCTCGGCCATCGAGCGCATGACGTTGCTCAATGCGGATTCCTCATTCCTTCTGCTTGAGGAAGGACGCAAGACCGAGGCGCTCGAGGTCTCGACGCACTGCGGGGGTGGCGCGGTCAACGCGGCGGTGGCGTTCGCGCGGCTCGGTCTCGACTGCAGCGCGCTGATCAAGCTCGGGCAGGACCGACGCGCAGAGCAGGTCATCGCGTGCCTCGAGGCCGAAGGGATCTCTGGCCGCTGGGTCATCCGAGATGCGCGCGCCCCCACCGGCTCCTCCGTGCTCGTTTCCTCGCACGAGCGCAACGCCGCCGTGTTCACGTTTCGCGGCGCCAACACGCTGCTTGCGGCGGATGATCTTGTGGATGGAGCGTTCAACGTCGATCTCGTCCATATCGCCAACCTCTCCAACCAGGCGGCGCATTGCTATCCGTTGATCATCGAGAAGGCCAATGCCGGAGGAGCGCGCGTCTCGACGAACCCCGGCATCCGGCAGCTTCACGGCCACGGAGGGGCTTTTCGCGCGTCCTTCCCCTCTCTCGATATACTGTCGCTCAACCGACGTGAGGCGGACGAGGTCGTGGGGCTGATCGAAACCAACGCGGGGATCGGTGATCGTGATCGCCTCGATTTTCCCACGGATATATCAGTACCGCCGCTCGCGGAACGCGGTCTCCGGTTTGAGAGCCGCCGCATGAGCGTGCGCGCATTTTGTCGCGCTTTGATGGGACGCGGCGTTGGTTGCGTCGTGCTCACGGATGGGCGCGACGGCGCGTTCGCCGCCACTGAAGGTCGCCTCTTCTACTGCAGCACCCAAGAAACGCACGTGGCGGGCACAGCCGGGGCAGGAGACGCTTTCGTCGCAACTTTCGCGGCTTACGTGTCCGAAGGTAACGCACCCGATACCGCCCTCAAGGCCGCCACGATCAACGCATCGGCGGTGCTTGGCTACGTCGATACGCAAACGGGCTTGCTGCGACGCTCCGACCTCGAAGCGCACCTAGCGAGAAAGATTGAGACACCAAATGTGATAGAATGGCCTCTGTGA
- a CDS encoding matrixin family metalloprotease: MRGLLPSVCVGLLVLISAPVDAPADEATSKQIAREFRLLELGGRKVRWSVPRGGLPATISYAFLTEPKQFPGARNCDAMLPPVAALQPSGIDFAAFRKEVRAAFAAWEKAANVVFRETTSVAAAGILIGADANARGRAFTNVALNETTRPSHNGLGAIRQSLICLNPQRPWKIGFDGNLDVYDVRFTVMHEIGHAIGLDHPSPEGQLMSYRYVEKAQGLQPGDIAGAVALYGRPGAAPAVENGAPSRAAAATPSGPLPRSRAFGIGEPLTIGKTR; the protein is encoded by the coding sequence TTGAGGGGACTGCTTCCGTCCGTTTGCGTCGGGCTGCTGGTGCTGATCTCGGCTCCGGTGGATGCGCCCGCTGACGAGGCCACAAGCAAGCAGATTGCGCGCGAGTTTCGCTTGCTCGAGCTTGGCGGCCGCAAGGTTCGCTGGTCCGTTCCCAGGGGCGGACTGCCGGCGACCATCAGCTACGCGTTCCTGACCGAACCCAAACAGTTTCCGGGCGCGCGCAACTGCGACGCCATGCTGCCGCCAGTTGCAGCGCTTCAGCCTTCCGGCATCGACTTCGCGGCCTTCCGCAAGGAAGTTCGCGCAGCCTTTGCCGCCTGGGAAAAGGCTGCCAACGTGGTGTTCCGCGAGACGACCTCCGTTGCCGCGGCCGGCATCCTGATCGGCGCCGACGCCAATGCGCGCGGGCGCGCATTCACGAATGTCGCTCTCAACGAGACGACGCGCCCCTCGCACAATGGGTTGGGCGCCATCCGCCAATCGCTGATCTGTCTCAATCCGCAGCGGCCGTGGAAAATCGGTTTCGACGGAAATCTCGACGTCTACGACGTGCGGTTCACGGTCATGCACGAGATCGGGCATGCCATCGGGCTCGATCATCCAAGCCCCGAGGGGCAGCTCATGAGCTATCGCTACGTCGAGAAAGCACAGGGGTTGCAACCCGGCGACATCGCGGGCGCCGTGGCGCTCTACGGCAGGCCCGGCGCCGCGCCGGCCGTGGAGAACGGTGCGCCCAGTCGTGCAGCCGCCGCCACCCCGTCCGGCCCCCTTCCGCGCAGCCGTGCTTTCGGAATCGGCGAGCCTTTGACCATCGGCAAGACCCGCTAA
- a CDS encoding response regulator, with the protein MSHPVPADILIVDDLEEKHIAYRASLEELNQNVVTVKSGAEALRLLLERDFAVILLDVNMPDMCGHETAALIRKRKKSRHTPIIFITAFADDVQAAEGYALGAVDYILSPVVPEVLRAKVKVFVDLHQMRSELARSHALLEKRVEERTAELERTAEILKVEVGERKRAEERLSLLVNELTHRVKNLLAVLQSIAVRTLNDSRNVADARQVLVGRLHALARAHEHLTEACWKGADLGHIVNAEVAGFSDRVRAAGPELLLTASAVQTFALIVHELATNAAKYGALLNAEGSIAIKWSIIDVRGEPHLEFQWKEKGGPPVVPATRKGFGLTLIGTMVSAMASEPAIDFAPDGLECRLKVPIDIIAAPVPEGRGVPRSAALAG; encoded by the coding sequence ATGAGCCATCCGGTGCCCGCAGATATCCTGATCGTTGACGATCTCGAGGAGAAGCACATCGCCTATCGTGCAAGCCTCGAGGAGCTCAATCAGAACGTCGTGACGGTCAAGTCCGGCGCCGAAGCCTTGCGCCTCCTGCTCGAGCGTGACTTCGCTGTCATTCTGCTCGACGTCAACATGCCGGACATGTGCGGCCACGAGACGGCGGCCCTGATCCGCAAGCGAAAGAAATCGCGGCACACGCCGATCATCTTCATCACCGCCTTTGCCGATGATGTGCAAGCTGCCGAGGGCTACGCGCTGGGCGCCGTGGACTACATTCTCTCGCCGGTCGTGCCGGAAGTGCTGCGGGCCAAGGTCAAGGTGTTCGTCGACCTGCATCAGATGCGAAGCGAGCTGGCTCGCTCTCACGCGCTGCTTGAGAAACGGGTCGAGGAGCGCACAGCAGAATTGGAGCGCACGGCCGAGATCCTGAAAGTCGAGGTCGGTGAGCGCAAGCGTGCCGAGGAGCGCCTTTCGCTGCTGGTCAACGAGCTCACGCATCGCGTCAAGAACCTGCTGGCGGTTCTGCAGTCGATCGCCGTCCGCACATTGAACGACAGTCGTAACGTCGCCGACGCACGCCAAGTGCTCGTCGGACGCTTACACGCGCTGGCACGCGCGCATGAGCATCTGACGGAAGCATGCTGGAAGGGAGCCGACCTGGGTCACATCGTCAATGCCGAGGTCGCGGGCTTCTCGGATCGCGTGCGCGCCGCAGGGCCCGAGCTGTTGCTCACGGCCTCCGCCGTGCAGACCTTCGCGCTGATCGTGCACGAGCTTGCGACCAACGCTGCCAAATACGGCGCTCTGCTTAACGCCGAGGGCAGCATCGCCATCAAGTGGAGCATCATCGACGTTCGGGGCGAGCCGCACCTGGAGTTTCAGTGGAAGGAGAAGGGCGGGCCTCCCGTCGTGCCGGCCACGCGCAAGGGTTTCGGCCTGACCCTGATCGGAACCATGGTCAGCGCCATGGCATCCGAGCCCGCGATCGACTTCGCGCCGGATGGGCTCGAGTGCCGCCTCAAGGTGCCGATCGATATCATCGCCGCGCCCGTTCCGGAGGGACGCGGCGTGCCGCGCAGCGCCGCGCTCGCGGGCTGA
- a CDS encoding PRC-barrel domain-containing protein, whose product MHNGALRLLTIGTLASLPLCAAVGQVKTPSAPQTPQSAPSQASPDVAPPSSEVLTGDWRASKLIGTTMSNVLGESVGRVEDVVIGSDGKVVAVMVGIGGFLGLGETSVAIGLRHLVITPLDSDQLEVRTSLSRRAIEQAAQVGPIDDGPLPE is encoded by the coding sequence ATGCATAATGGGGCATTGCGCCTATTGACGATCGGCACGCTCGCGAGCCTGCCGCTTTGCGCGGCTGTCGGTCAGGTAAAAACCCCGTCCGCGCCGCAGACGCCCCAGAGCGCGCCGAGCCAGGCATCGCCCGACGTGGCCCCTCCTTCGTCCGAGGTGCTGACCGGCGACTGGCGCGCCAGCAAGCTCATCGGCACTACAATGAGCAACGTGCTCGGCGAGTCAGTCGGGCGCGTCGAGGACGTGGTGATCGGCAGCGACGGCAAGGTCGTGGCGGTGATGGTCGGGATCGGCGGGTTCCTGGGTCTCGGCGAGACATCGGTTGCGATCGGCCTGCGCCATCTCGTTATCACGCCACTCGATTCGGACCAGCTCGAGGTCAGGACCTCTCTGTCGCGTCGCGCGATCGAACAGGCTGCGCAGGTCGGCCCGATCGACGACGGCCCGCTTCCGGAATAA
- the otsB gene encoding trehalose-phosphatase, protein MTAETFSQFSPHLSVCTSSILANPRACALFLDVDGTLLDLADTPKGVRVPDGLIATLQRLSLAFDGAVAIITGRLISEIDLLLSPLRLAASGVHGAELRKGPDRDIERITATLPSDLIQSMRRLALDIPGVIAEPKGAGIAVHYRLAPQAERLVLEALEAALDKHAGAFELLPGKRLFEVVPSGLSKGTALASLTSLPAFRGRVPIMIGDDIGDEPAFAAAEGMHGFALRVAGEQYPMEAADFAGPRSVINWLDQLTRRMTPTERPQVQP, encoded by the coding sequence ATGACTGCTGAGACTTTTTCACAATTCAGCCCTCACCTCAGCGTTTGTACGTCGTCGATCCTCGCAAACCCACGCGCGTGCGCGCTCTTCCTCGATGTCGACGGAACCCTTCTCGACTTGGCGGACACCCCGAAGGGCGTACGTGTGCCGGACGGGCTGATCGCAACCCTGCAGCGGCTGTCGCTTGCGTTCGACGGAGCGGTCGCGATCATCACGGGGCGCCTCATTTCCGAGATCGACCTCCTCTTGTCTCCGTTGCGTCTGGCGGCGTCTGGCGTGCACGGCGCGGAGCTTCGCAAAGGGCCGGACCGCGACATCGAACGGATCACGGCGACGCTGCCGAGCGACCTGATCCAATCCATGCGCCGGCTGGCGCTCGATATCCCAGGCGTCATCGCCGAACCGAAGGGCGCCGGGATCGCGGTTCACTATCGTCTGGCGCCGCAGGCCGAGAGGCTGGTCCTTGAAGCGCTCGAAGCCGCGCTCGACAAGCATGCGGGCGCGTTCGAGCTCCTGCCGGGCAAGCGGCTTTTCGAGGTGGTGCCTTCGGGTCTCTCGAAGGGCACTGCGCTCGCCTCGCTCACCTCGCTGCCGGCGTTCCGCGGACGCGTTCCGATCATGATCGGTGACGACATCGGCGACGAGCCCGCATTTGCCGCCGCCGAGGGCATGCACGGCTTTGCACTGCGCGTGGCCGGCGAGCAGTATCCGATGGAAGCTGCCGATTTCGCGGGGCCGCGGTCGGTCATCAATTGGCTCGACCAGCTTACCCGCCGCATGACACCTACCGAGCGTCCGCAGGTTCAGCCCTAA
- a CDS encoding trehalose-6-phosphate synthase, which yields MLGELKDLKRVVVVSNRVMELRKAAQAGGVAVAVADLLKTRPGLWFGWSGKIEDEAAAEAAEPKIVKSAGNRVLATVPLSADEHRDYYLGYSNSVLWPVFHNRLDLARFEAGFYARYMGVNQRFARALKTLIQPDDVIWVHDYHLIPLGAELRRAGVDNPIGFYLHIPVPPSEAFLAIPEHRALARALTAYDLVGLQTRGDVANLIQFLEDSLSGRILQDGRISALEQRLAIESFPVGIDADHFTRAAPATPLVQSSDGAQRIIGVDRLDYTKGLPQKFRAFGHFLERYPEYRRNVVLTQIAPPTRESVEAYTDIRQALEALSGKINGMFGELDWVPIHYIYRPTPRDRLRDIYRASRIGFFTPLRDGMNLVAKEYVASQDPDDPGVPILSRFAGAAAQLRDALIVNPYDIDEMAEALKIALGMERSERIERYRRMMAVIRAYDSATWSASFLATLEAVARERSHVAPPLPPAIRASMAKLARAPIAGSAPAARRGLDKSAEQNRPSPVK from the coding sequence ATGCTTGGGGAGTTGAAGGACTTGAAGCGCGTCGTCGTCGTATCGAACCGCGTCATGGAGCTGCGTAAAGCGGCACAGGCCGGTGGCGTGGCGGTCGCCGTGGCTGATCTGCTGAAAACACGGCCGGGCCTGTGGTTCGGCTGGAGCGGCAAAATCGAAGACGAAGCCGCTGCGGAGGCGGCCGAGCCTAAAATCGTCAAATCGGCCGGGAACCGGGTGCTTGCCACCGTCCCGCTCAGCGCGGACGAGCACCGCGATTACTATCTCGGTTACTCGAATTCCGTTCTCTGGCCGGTGTTTCACAACCGGCTTGATCTCGCACGTTTCGAGGCGGGCTTTTATGCACGGTACATGGGCGTCAATCAGCGCTTCGCGCGGGCGCTGAAAACCCTCATCCAACCCGACGACGTCATCTGGGTGCACGACTATCACCTCATTCCGCTCGGTGCCGAGCTGAGGCGCGCCGGCGTTGACAACCCCATCGGGTTCTACCTGCATATTCCGGTTCCGCCGTCCGAAGCCTTCCTCGCCATTCCCGAGCACCGCGCGCTGGCGCGTGCCCTCACCGCGTACGATCTCGTCGGCCTCCAGACGCGCGGTGATGTGGCGAACCTCATTCAGTTCCTGGAGGACAGCCTCTCCGGTCGCATTCTCCAAGATGGGCGCATTTCAGCTCTCGAGCAGCGGCTCGCTATCGAGAGCTTTCCGGTCGGCATCGATGCCGACCACTTTACCCGCGCCGCGCCGGCCACACCGCTCGTGCAATCCAGCGACGGGGCGCAGCGTATCATCGGCGTCGACCGCCTAGACTACACCAAGGGTCTGCCACAGAAATTCCGGGCGTTCGGGCACTTCCTCGAGAGGTATCCCGAATACCGGCGCAACGTGGTGCTGACACAGATCGCGCCGCCGACACGCGAAAGCGTCGAGGCTTACACCGACATCCGGCAAGCACTCGAGGCCCTGTCGGGCAAGATCAACGGCATGTTCGGCGAACTCGACTGGGTGCCGATCCACTACATTTATCGCCCGACGCCGCGCGATAGACTGCGCGACATCTATCGTGCCTCCCGCATCGGGTTCTTTACGCCGCTGCGCGACGGCATGAACCTGGTCGCCAAGGAGTATGTCGCGTCCCAGGATCCCGACGATCCGGGCGTTCCCATCCTGTCGCGCTTCGCGGGGGCGGCCGCGCAACTTCGCGACGCGCTCATCGTCAACCCGTATGATATCGACGAGATGGCGGAAGCCTTGAAGATCGCGCTCGGCATGGAACGCTCGGAGCGGATCGAACGCTATCGGCGCATGATGGCGGTGATCCGCGCCTACGACAGCGCGACGTGGTCGGCTTCCTTCCTCGCCACGCTCGAGGCTGTCGCCCGCGAGCGTTCTCACGTCGCGCCACCGCTTCCCCCTGCCATTCGCGCTTCAATGGCAAAGCTTGCCCGCGCGCCGATCGCAGGATCCGCGCCCGCGGCTCGTCGCGGCCTGGATAAGTCCGCGGAGCAAAACCGTCCGAGCCCCGTCAAATGA
- a CDS encoding glycoside hydrolase family 15 protein, with amino-acid sequence MLAEQRPAQPLDFAVIGNGRVAALLDRSARIVWWCFPRFDGDPVFSRLLSGDEEKGFCDVVVEGAVRVSSGYMRNTAILETTIEDDQGNGVRIIDFAPRYPRFERMLHPAQIIRRIEPIGMPRIRIRVRPTFNYGQPRSAHVVGSNHIRYSGGDLTVRLTTDASLSYILHETTFALSRPVTLVLGPDESLEAAADTVSREALERTRDYWMGWVRGLAVPLDWQTDVIRAAITLQLCTFDETGAIVAAHTTSLPEAPHTQRNWDYRYCWLRDAYFVIMALNRLGATQTMEAYLDYITTLAIQSKGALKPVYGIVHDQPLDERDAEHLSGFLGMGPVRVGNQAAEQLQHDCSGSVILGVAQMFIDQRLPRMGDEALYRRLELLGYHSLRVFREPDAGLWEYRGRLRVHTHSAAMCWVALDRLARIANLLGLTNDAEQWRQNADAVRREILARAWSSKADAFAGALDQHELDASVLLLPELGLIKADDPRFLKTLDAVGRELGRNGFMLRYTNDDFGAPETSFLACQFWYIDALTAAGRVEEGRELLSDLLSRRNAFGILSEDIHPTTGELWGNLPQTYSMAGIVNSCMNLSRNWTEAWPRTPAPEPGVISSV; translated from the coding sequence ATGCTCGCTGAACAACGTCCGGCACAGCCCCTCGACTTCGCCGTGATCGGTAATGGCCGTGTCGCCGCGCTGCTCGACCGCTCCGCCCGCATCGTGTGGTGGTGCTTCCCGCGCTTCGACGGCGATCCCGTTTTCTCCCGCCTTCTTTCGGGCGACGAGGAAAAGGGCTTCTGTGACGTCGTGGTCGAAGGCGCCGTGCGCGTATCCTCCGGCTACATGCGCAATACAGCGATCCTCGAGACGACGATCGAGGACGATCAGGGCAATGGCGTGCGCATCATAGACTTCGCGCCGCGCTATCCCCGCTTCGAGCGCATGCTGCATCCGGCGCAGATCATCCGCCGCATCGAGCCGATCGGCATGCCGCGCATCCGGATCCGTGTGCGTCCCACGTTCAATTATGGCCAACCGCGGTCAGCGCATGTGGTCGGCTCGAACCACATCCGCTACAGCGGCGGCGACTTGACGGTCCGGCTCACGACCGACGCGTCGCTCTCCTACATTCTGCACGAGACGACGTTCGCGCTTTCGCGACCGGTGACGCTGGTGCTCGGCCCTGACGAGTCACTCGAAGCGGCCGCCGACACGGTCTCGCGCGAGGCGCTGGAGCGGACGCGCGATTACTGGATGGGTTGGGTGCGCGGACTTGCGGTGCCGCTCGACTGGCAGACAGACGTCATCCGCGCAGCGATCACGCTGCAGCTTTGCACGTTCGACGAGACAGGCGCGATCGTTGCGGCGCATACGACTTCGCTGCCGGAGGCGCCTCATACCCAGCGCAACTGGGACTACCGCTACTGCTGGCTCCGGGATGCCTATTTCGTCATCATGGCGCTCAACCGTCTCGGCGCGACGCAGACGATGGAGGCGTATCTCGATTACATCACGACGCTTGCCATCCAGTCCAAGGGCGCGCTGAAGCCAGTCTACGGCATCGTCCACGACCAGCCACTCGACGAGCGAGACGCCGAACACCTGTCGGGCTTCCTCGGCATGGGTCCGGTGCGTGTCGGCAACCAGGCAGCCGAGCAGCTTCAGCACGACTGCAGCGGCAGCGTCATTCTCGGCGTGGCGCAGATGTTCATCGACCAGCGTCTGCCGCGTATGGGCGACGAGGCGCTCTACCGGCGGCTCGAGCTGCTCGGCTACCACTCGCTGCGTGTCTTCCGCGAGCCGGATGCCGGACTCTGGGAGTATCGCGGCCGGCTGCGCGTGCATACGCATTCGGCGGCCATGTGCTGGGTTGCTCTCGATCGCCTGGCGCGGATCGCAAACCTGCTCGGGCTCACCAATGACGCGGAGCAGTGGCGGCAGAATGCCGATGCCGTGCGCAGGGAGATCCTGGCGCGGGCGTGGAGCTCGAAGGCCGACGCGTTTGCCGGCGCGCTCGACCAGCACGAGCTCGACGCGAGCGTTCTGCTGTTGCCCGAGCTTGGGCTGATCAAGGCGGACGATCCGCGCTTCCTCAAGACGCTGGATGCCGTCGGCCGGGAGCTCGGCCGAAACGGCTTCATGCTGCGCTATACCAATGACGACTTCGGCGCGCCGGAGACCTCATTCCTGGCCTGCCAGTTCTGGTATATCGACGCGCTGACGGCGGCGGGGCGGGTCGAGGAGGGCCGTGAGTTGCTGAGCGATCTTTTGTCCCGCCGCAACGCCTTCGGGATCCTGTCGGAAGACATCCACCCGACCACAGGCGAGCTTTGGGGGAATTTGCCCCAGACCTACTCCATGGCCGGGATTGTTAATTCCTGCATGAATCTGTCCCGCAACTGGACGGAGGCTTGGCCGCGAACGCCCGCGCCGGAACCGGGCGTCATCTCAAGCGTTTGA